One stretch of Mycolicibacterium fallax DNA includes these proteins:
- a CDS encoding LLM class F420-dependent oxidoreductase, translated as MKLGLQLGYWGAQPPTDHAELVAAAEDAGFDTVFTAEAWGSDAYTPLAWWGRQTSRLRLGTSVVQLSARTPTACAMAALTLDHLSGGRHILGLGVSGPQVVEGWYGQRFPKPLARTREYVDIIRQVWARQAPVTSAGPHYPLPLTGAGSTGLGKALKPITHPRRADIPIMLGAEGPKNIAMTAEIADGWLPIFYSPRLAPMYNEWLDEGFARPGARRSRADFEICATAQVVVTDDRPAVLSAIKPFLALYMGGMGAEDTNFHADVYRRMGYAEVVDDVTRLFRAGRKDEAATVIPDELVDDAAIVGTVDYVREQIAAWEAAGVTMMVVGAKSEQQIRDLVALV; from the coding sequence ATGAAACTGGGTCTGCAACTGGGGTACTGGGGTGCGCAGCCGCCCACCGATCACGCCGAGCTGGTCGCCGCCGCCGAGGACGCCGGCTTCGACACGGTCTTCACCGCCGAGGCGTGGGGCTCGGACGCCTACACGCCGCTGGCCTGGTGGGGTCGGCAGACCTCCCGGCTGCGGCTGGGCACCTCGGTGGTGCAGCTGTCCGCGCGCACCCCGACCGCCTGCGCGATGGCCGCGCTGACCCTGGATCACCTGTCCGGCGGCAGGCACATCCTGGGCCTCGGGGTGTCCGGGCCGCAGGTGGTGGAGGGCTGGTACGGCCAGCGCTTCCCCAAGCCGCTGGCCCGCACCCGCGAGTACGTCGACATCATCCGGCAGGTCTGGGCCCGGCAGGCGCCGGTGACCAGCGCGGGCCCGCACTACCCGCTGCCGCTGACCGGGGCGGGCAGCACCGGCCTGGGCAAGGCGCTCAAGCCGATCACCCACCCGCGCCGCGCCGACATCCCGATCATGCTGGGGGCCGAGGGCCCGAAGAACATCGCGATGACCGCCGAGATCGCCGACGGCTGGCTGCCGATCTTCTACTCGCCGCGGCTGGCCCCGATGTACAACGAGTGGCTCGACGAGGGTTTCGCCCGGCCGGGCGCGCGCCGCAGCCGGGCCGACTTCGAGATCTGCGCGACCGCGCAGGTGGTGGTCACCGATGACCGGCCCGCCGTGCTCAGCGCGATCAAGCCGTTCCTGGCGCTCTACATGGGCGGGATGGGCGCCGAGGACACCAACTTCCACGCCGACGTGTACCGCCGGATGGGCTACGCCGAGGTGGTCGACGACGTCACCCGGCTGTTCCGGGCCGGCCGCAAGGACGAGGCCGCCACCGTCATCCCCGACGAGCTCGTCGACGACGCCGCGATCGTCGGCACCGTCGACTACGTGCGCGAACAGATCGCCGCCTGGGAGGCCGCCGGGGTGACCATGATGGTGGTCGGCGCGAAATCGGAGCAGCAGATCAGGGACCTGGTCGCGCTGGTGTGA
- a CDS encoding acetoacetate decarboxylase family protein: MEDTPAPSRHTIAGTELTMPVRVRRARQWTAMFAVDAAAAQAMIDYSGLRVARALPGRAVVVLMLMQYLDSDLGRYYEYGTNVLVKSPEGPTGAFIHHLPVDQAFTCEAGRSIWGYPKVLADFDVRERGRRLAFDVRHDGRLIVDMEFAAGQPLPAVLGEREQVYRTYSHTDGITRETLGHSRPSAVRVRPGGVRLRLGDHPYSDELRALGLPKRAFVCQTADNVDMTFGDAREIG; encoded by the coding sequence ATGGAGGACACACCGGCGCCGTCCAGGCACACCATCGCGGGCACCGAGCTGACCATGCCGGTGCGGGTCCGCCGGGCCCGGCAGTGGACGGCGATGTTCGCCGTCGACGCCGCGGCCGCGCAGGCGATGATCGACTACAGCGGGCTGCGGGTCGCCCGGGCGCTGCCCGGCCGGGCGGTGGTGGTGCTGATGCTGATGCAGTACCTGGATTCCGATCTGGGCCGCTACTACGAGTACGGCACCAACGTGCTGGTGAAATCGCCGGAGGGACCGACCGGGGCGTTCATCCACCACCTGCCCGTCGACCAGGCCTTCACCTGCGAGGCCGGCCGCAGCATCTGGGGCTACCCGAAGGTGCTGGCCGACTTCGACGTGCGCGAGCGCGGCCGCCGGCTGGCCTTCGACGTCCGGCACGACGGCCGGCTCATCGTCGACATGGAGTTCGCCGCCGGGCAGCCGCTGCCCGCCGTGCTCGGCGAGCGCGAGCAGGTGTACCGGACCTATTCGCACACCGACGGGATCACCCGCGAGACGCTGGGGCACTCCCGCCCGAGCGCGGTGCGGGTCCGGCCCGGCGGGGTGCGACTGCGCCTCGGGGACCACCCGTACTCCGACGAACTGCGCGCCCTCGGCCTGCCCAAGCGCGCCTTTGTGTGCCAGACCGCCGACAACGTCGACATGACCTTCGGTGACGCCCGAGAGATTGGATGA
- a CDS encoding cytochrome P450 yields the protein MTMTANVLDIDLTDGTFYADGGAREAYAWMRANAPVFRDRNGLAAATTYQAVIDAERNPEVFSSAGGIRPEHPAFPYMIDMDDPAHLLRRKLVNTGFTRKRVMDKVPSIERLCDTLIDAVITDGACDYVRQIAAPLPMAVIGDMLGVLPEERDMLLTWSDELVCGLSSHLDESAIGALMATFAAYTEFTMKVIADRRANPSDDLFSVLVNAEVEGQRMTDDEIVMETLLILIGGDETTRHTLSGGTEALLRHRDQWDAVVADPELLPGAIEEMLRWTSPVKNMCRTLTQDIEFHGTELKAGEKIMLMFESANFDESVFGDPENFRIDRDPNSHLAFGFGTHFCMGNQLARLELKLMLSRVIARMPDLRLADASARPALRAANFVSGLEAMPVLFSPGPRVLG from the coding sequence ATGACCATGACCGCCAACGTGCTTGACATCGACCTCACCGACGGCACCTTCTACGCCGACGGCGGGGCCCGCGAGGCCTACGCCTGGATGCGGGCCAACGCCCCGGTGTTCCGGGACCGCAACGGCCTGGCCGCGGCCACCACCTACCAGGCGGTCATCGACGCCGAGCGCAACCCGGAGGTGTTCTCCTCGGCCGGTGGCATCCGGCCCGAGCACCCGGCCTTCCCGTACATGATCGACATGGACGACCCGGCGCACCTGCTGCGCCGCAAGCTGGTCAACACCGGCTTCACCCGCAAGCGGGTGATGGACAAGGTGCCCTCGATCGAGCGGCTGTGCGACACCCTGATCGACGCGGTGATCACCGACGGGGCGTGCGACTACGTCCGGCAGATCGCCGCCCCGCTGCCGATGGCCGTCATCGGCGACATGCTCGGGGTGCTCCCCGAGGAGCGCGACATGCTGCTGACCTGGTCCGACGAGCTGGTCTGCGGGCTCAGCTCGCACCTGGACGAGTCGGCGATCGGAGCCCTGATGGCGACGTTCGCCGCCTACACCGAGTTCACCATGAAGGTGATCGCCGACCGCCGCGCCAACCCGTCCGACGACCTGTTCTCGGTGCTGGTCAACGCCGAGGTCGAGGGCCAGCGGATGACCGACGACGAGATCGTGATGGAGACCCTGCTGATCCTGATCGGCGGCGACGAGACCACCCGGCACACGCTGTCCGGCGGCACCGAGGCGCTGCTGCGGCACCGCGACCAGTGGGACGCGGTGGTCGCCGACCCCGAGCTGCTGCCCGGCGCGATCGAGGAGATGCTGCGCTGGACCTCCCCGGTGAAGAACATGTGCCGCACCCTGACCCAGGACATCGAGTTCCACGGCACCGAGCTCAAGGCCGGCGAGAAGATCATGCTGATGTTCGAGTCGGCCAACTTCGACGAGTCGGTGTTCGGCGATCCGGAGAACTTCCGCATCGACCGCGATCCCAACAGTCACCTGGCCTTCGGCTTCGGCACGCACTTCTGCATGGGCAACCAACTGGCCCGGCTGGAGCTCAAGCTGATGCTGTCGCGGGTGATCGCCCGGATGCCGGATCTGCGGCTGGCCGACGCCTCGGCCCGCCCGGCGCTGCGCGCGGCCAACTTCGTCTCCGGCCTGGAGGCGATGCCGGTGCTGTTCAGCCCCGGCCCGCGGGTGCTCGGCTGA
- a CDS encoding NAD-dependent epimerase/dehydratase family protein — protein MRIAVTGGTGYVGAHTVRALLSAGHSVRLLVAPGCADEPVIGKLAELGELDTLDGDIRAADTVTALLDGADAVLHAAGVVGTDARREQLMWEVNAHAAEAILTRAATAGLDPIIAVSSYSAMFPPPDGVIGPDSPTVDGRSPYARTKAYADRVARRLQDDGAPVVITYPSSVVGPAFHTAPGVTEQGWGLIARHRVAPSVRGGMAMIDVRDVAEVHARAMTPGRGPHRYVCGGPLVTFDEMVDAVQTGIGAPVRRLPINPALFRGAGRLADLAGRFLPLSAEFSYEAAWLLTSATPTDDSRTLADLDLTWRSPTAAIIDCFERA, from the coding sequence ATGCGCATCGCGGTCACCGGCGGCACCGGCTACGTCGGCGCGCACACCGTGCGCGCGTTGCTGTCGGCCGGGCACAGCGTCCGGCTGCTGGTGGCGCCGGGCTGCGCCGACGAACCGGTGATCGGCAAGCTCGCCGAACTCGGCGAGCTGGACACCCTCGACGGTGACATCCGGGCCGCCGACACCGTCACCGCGCTGCTCGACGGCGCCGACGCGGTGCTGCACGCGGCCGGGGTGGTCGGCACCGACGCCCGGCGCGAGCAGTTGATGTGGGAGGTCAACGCGCACGCCGCCGAGGCCATCCTGACCCGCGCGGCGACCGCCGGACTGGACCCGATCATCGCGGTCAGCAGCTACAGCGCGATGTTCCCGCCGCCGGACGGGGTGATCGGCCCGGACTCGCCCACCGTGGACGGCCGCAGCCCGTACGCCCGCACCAAGGCCTACGCCGACCGGGTGGCGCGGCGACTGCAGGACGACGGCGCACCGGTGGTGATCACCTACCCGTCCAGCGTGGTCGGGCCGGCGTTTCACACCGCGCCCGGGGTGACCGAGCAGGGCTGGGGGCTGATCGCCCGGCATCGGGTGGCCCCCAGCGTGCGCGGCGGGATGGCGATGATCGACGTCCGCGACGTCGCCGAGGTGCACGCCCGGGCGATGACGCCCGGCCGCGGCCCGCACCGCTACGTCTGCGGCGGCCCGCTGGTCACCTTCGACGAGATGGTCGACGCGGTGCAGACCGGGATCGGCGCGCCGGTCCGCCGGCTGCCGATCAACCCGGCGCTGTTCCGCGGCGCCGGCCGGCTCGCCGACCTGGCCGGCCGCTTCCTGCCGCTGAGCGCGGAGTTCAGCTACGAGGCGGCCTGGCTGCTCACCTCGGCCACCCCGACCGACGACTCCCGCACGCTGGCCGACCTGGACCTGACCTGGCGCTCCCCCACCGCGGCCATCATCGACTGCTTCGAGCGGGCCTAG
- a CDS encoding crotonase/enoyl-CoA hydratase family protein, whose protein sequence is MSDSDSQPHALVEQRGHTLIVTMNRPERRNALTGEMLSIMVDAWDRVDQDPEIRSCILTGAGGAFCAGMDLKSADKQAPGDTFKAGYDPTRIDGLLKGRRLTKPLIAAVEGAAIAGGTEILQGTDIRVAGVSAKFGISEAKWSLYPMGGSAVRLVRQIPYTIACDLLLTGRHITAEEAARFGLIGHVVPDGTALERACEIAEVINANGPLAVQAILKTIRETEGMHENDAFKPDTANGIPVFLSADSKEGPKAFLEKRAPNFQGR, encoded by the coding sequence GTGAGCGACTCCGATTCCCAGCCCCACGCCCTGGTTGAACAGCGCGGACACACCCTCATCGTGACGATGAACCGGCCCGAGCGGCGCAACGCGCTCACCGGTGAGATGCTCTCGATCATGGTCGACGCCTGGGACCGGGTGGACCAGGATCCGGAGATCCGGTCCTGCATTCTGACCGGCGCCGGCGGCGCGTTCTGCGCGGGGATGGACCTCAAGAGCGCCGACAAGCAGGCCCCCGGCGACACCTTCAAGGCCGGCTACGACCCGACCCGGATCGACGGCCTGCTCAAGGGCCGCCGGCTGACCAAGCCGCTGATCGCCGCCGTGGAGGGCGCGGCCATCGCCGGCGGCACCGAGATCCTGCAGGGCACCGACATCCGGGTGGCCGGGGTGAGCGCGAAATTCGGTATCTCCGAGGCGAAGTGGAGCCTGTACCCGATGGGCGGCTCGGCGGTGCGGCTGGTCCGGCAGATCCCGTACACCATCGCCTGCGATCTGCTGCTGACCGGTCGGCACATCACCGCCGAGGAGGCCGCCCGGTTCGGCCTGATCGGCCACGTGGTGCCCGACGGGACCGCGCTGGAGCGCGCATGCGAGATCGCCGAGGTGATCAACGCCAACGGCCCGCTGGCGGTGCAGGCGATCCTCAAGACGATCCGGGAGACCGAGGGCATGCACGAGAACGACGCCTTCAAGCCGGACACCGCCAACGGCATCCCGGTGTTTCTGTCCGCCGACTCCAAGGAGGGCCCGAAGGCCTTCCTGGAGAAGCGCGCGCCGAACTTCCAGGGGCGCTGA
- a CDS encoding acyl-CoA synthetase gives MALNIADLAEHAIDAVPDRIALICGAEELTFAQLEERANRFAHYLIDAGVKKDDKVGLYCRNRTEIVVAMLGTIKAGAILVNVNFRYVEGELRYLFDNSDMVALVHERQYSDRVANVIGELPKLRTVLVVEDGSDADYSGYGGVEFEAALAQGAPDRDFGPRSADDIYLLYTGGTTGFPKGVMWRHEDIYRVLFGGTDFATGEPLADEYDLSRQAVANPPMVRYPIPPMIHGATQSATWMALFAGQTTVLTPEFDPEAVWQTIADRKVNLLFFTGDAMGRPLLDALLAAHDRGAEPDLSSLFLLASTAALFSASIKEKFLELLPNRVITDSIGSSETGFGGTSIVAKGASAAGGPRVTIDRNTVVLDEDGNEVVPGSGVRGIIAKRGHIPVGYYKDEVKTAETFRTINGVRYAIPGDYAEVAADGSVTMLGRGSVSINSGGEKIYPEEVEAALKGHPDVFDALVVGVPDERYGQHVAAVVAPRPGAAPTLAELDGFVRSEIAGYKVPRSLWVVDEVKRSPAGKPDYRWAKDQTEARPADETKASR, from the coding sequence ATGGCCCTGAACATCGCCGACCTCGCCGAACATGCCATCGATGCCGTGCCGGATCGGATTGCGCTGATCTGCGGGGCGGAGGAACTCACCTTCGCCCAGCTGGAGGAGCGCGCCAACCGGTTCGCGCACTACCTGATCGACGCGGGCGTCAAAAAGGACGACAAGGTCGGCCTGTACTGCCGCAACCGCACCGAGATCGTGGTCGCGATGCTCGGCACCATCAAGGCCGGCGCGATCCTGGTCAACGTCAACTTCCGCTACGTCGAGGGCGAACTGCGCTACCTGTTCGACAACTCCGACATGGTGGCGCTGGTGCACGAACGCCAGTACTCCGACCGGGTCGCCAACGTGATCGGCGAGCTGCCGAAGCTGCGCACCGTGCTGGTCGTCGAGGACGGCTCGGACGCCGACTACTCGGGCTACGGCGGCGTCGAGTTCGAGGCCGCGCTGGCCCAGGGCGCCCCGGACCGCGACTTCGGCCCGCGCAGCGCCGACGACATCTACCTGCTCTACACCGGCGGCACCACCGGCTTCCCCAAGGGCGTGATGTGGCGCCACGAGGACATCTACCGGGTGCTGTTCGGCGGCACCGACTTCGCCACCGGCGAGCCGCTGGCCGACGAGTACGACCTGTCCCGGCAGGCCGTGGCCAACCCGCCGATGGTGCGTTACCCGATCCCGCCGATGATCCACGGCGCCACCCAGTCGGCCACCTGGATGGCGCTGTTCGCCGGCCAGACCACCGTGCTGACCCCGGAATTCGACCCCGAGGCGGTCTGGCAGACGATCGCCGACCGCAAGGTCAACCTGCTGTTCTTCACCGGCGACGCGATGGGCCGGCCGCTGCTCGATGCGCTGCTGGCCGCCCACGACCGCGGCGCCGAGCCCGACCTGTCCTCGCTGTTCCTGCTGGCCAGCACCGCCGCGCTGTTCTCCGCCAGCATCAAGGAGAAGTTCCTTGAGCTGCTGCCGAATCGGGTCATCACCGACTCCATCGGCTCCTCGGAGACCGGCTTCGGCGGCACCAGCATCGTGGCCAAGGGCGCCTCGGCGGCCGGCGGCCCGCGGGTCACCATCGACCGCAACACCGTGGTGCTCGACGAGGACGGCAACGAGGTGGTGCCCGGCTCCGGGGTCCGCGGCATCATCGCCAAGCGCGGGCACATCCCGGTCGGCTACTACAAGGACGAGGTCAAGACCGCCGAAACCTTCCGCACCATCAACGGCGTGCGCTACGCCATCCCCGGCGACTACGCCGAGGTGGCCGCCGACGGCAGCGTCACCATGCTGGGCCGCGGCTCGGTGTCGATCAACTCCGGCGGGGAGAAGATCTACCCCGAGGAGGTCGAGGCCGCGCTCAAGGGCCACCCGGACGTGTTCGACGCCCTGGTCGTCGGGGTGCCCGATGAGCGCTACGGCCAGCACGTGGCCGCGGTGGTGGCCCCGCGTCCCGGCGCGGCGCCCACCCTGGCCGAGCTGGACGGGTTCGTCCGCTCGGAGATCGCCGGCTACAAGGTGCCGCGCAGCCTGTGGGTCGTCGACGAGGTGAAGCGGTCCCCGGCGGGCAAGCCGGACTACCGCTGGGCCAAGGACCAGACCGAGGCCCGCCCGGCCGACGAGACGAAGGCGAGCCGCTGA
- a CDS encoding NAD(P)H-dependent flavin oxidoreductase, protein MRTALCDRFGIDYPIFVFTPSEKVAAAVSRAGGLGVLGCVRFNDAADLDAVLDWMDANTDGRPYGVDVVMPAKIPTEGSAVDIDKLIPAGHRDFVAKTLADLGVPPLPADEDRNDGVLGWLHSVARSHVEVALRHPIKLIANALGSPPIDVIEQVHAAGVPVAALAGSAKHALAHVRNGVDIIVAQGHEAGGHTGEIGSMVLWPEIVDAVGDTPVLAAGGIGTGRQVAAGLALGAQGVWMGSAFLTAAEYDLGVRTAAGTTVVQEAMLAATSADTVRRRIYTGKPARLLKSRWTDAWDADNAPEPLPMPLQNILVSEAHQRMSEGTDPTAVAMPVGQIVGRMNEIRPVAEIMAELVAGFEQATRRLDDIRDR, encoded by the coding sequence ATGCGTACCGCGCTGTGCGACCGGTTCGGGATCGACTACCCGATCTTCGTGTTCACCCCGTCGGAGAAGGTGGCCGCCGCGGTCAGCCGGGCCGGTGGCCTCGGCGTGCTGGGCTGCGTCCGGTTCAACGACGCCGCCGACCTGGACGCGGTGCTGGACTGGATGGACGCCAACACCGACGGGCGGCCCTACGGCGTCGACGTGGTCATGCCGGCCAAGATCCCCACCGAGGGCAGCGCCGTCGACATCGACAAGCTGATCCCGGCCGGCCATCGCGACTTCGTCGCCAAGACCCTGGCCGACCTCGGGGTGCCGCCGCTGCCGGCCGACGAGGACCGCAACGACGGCGTGCTGGGCTGGCTGCACTCGGTGGCCCGCAGCCACGTCGAGGTCGCGCTGCGGCACCCGATCAAGCTGATCGCCAACGCGCTGGGCTCCCCGCCGATCGACGTGATCGAGCAGGTGCACGCCGCCGGGGTCCCGGTCGCCGCGCTGGCCGGCAGCGCCAAACACGCGCTGGCGCATGTGCGCAACGGCGTGGACATCATCGTCGCCCAGGGCCACGAGGCCGGCGGGCACACCGGCGAGATCGGCTCGATGGTGCTGTGGCCGGAGATCGTCGACGCGGTCGGGGACACCCCGGTGCTGGCCGCGGGCGGGATCGGCACCGGCCGCCAGGTCGCCGCCGGGCTGGCGCTCGGCGCGCAGGGCGTCTGGATGGGCTCGGCGTTCCTGACCGCCGCCGAATACGACCTCGGGGTGCGCACCGCCGCCGGCACCACCGTGGTCCAGGAGGCCATGCTGGCCGCCACCTCCGCGGACACCGTGCGCAGGCGGATCTACACCGGAAAGCCGGCCCGGCTGCTCAAGAGCCGCTGGACCGACGCCTGGGACGCCGACAACGCGCCCGAGCCGCTGCCGATGCCGCTGCAGAACATCCTGGTCAGCGAGGCCCACCAGCGGATGAGCGAGGGCACCGACCCGACCGCGGTGGCGATGCCGGTCGGCCAGATCGTCGGCCGGATGAACGAAATCCGCCCGGTCGCCGAGATCATGGCCGAGCTGGTGGCCGGATTCGAGCAGGCCACCCGGCGGTTGGACGACATCCGCGACCGGTAA
- a CDS encoding acetolactate synthase large subunit, translating into MNGAQSLLDTLVANDVEVCFANPGTSEMHFVAALDRVPAMRGVLALFEGVATGAADGYARMAGKPAGVLLHLGPGLGNGLANLHNARRAHTPMVVVVGDHATGHKRYDAPLESDIDAVARTVSGTVIRGADTAALAADTAAAIGAARAGAVATLILPADVSWSDGGAPPVTAAPATEPGVDHGALRRAAEILTSGAPTVLLIGGDATGEDGLAAAAAIAAGTGARLLVETFPARLRRGAGVPAPERLGYFAEAATAQLAGAEQLILAGAVSPVSFFAYPGKPSDLVPEGTAVHTLAGHRGAAAALAALAAEVAPGIVGPVAPAGRPELPGGPLTALSAAAVLGALLPAEAIVVDEANTAGVTLAAATAGAPAHDVLTLTGGAIGYGLPAAVGAAIAAPDRPVLAVQADGSAMYTISALWTQARERLNVTTVILNNGAYDILRIELARVGAADAAFGPKAAELLDLTSPGLDFVRIAGGMGVPARRVETAESLAEALRAAFAEPGPHLIDAVLPSLFAS; encoded by the coding sequence ATGAACGGCGCGCAGTCCCTGCTCGACACCCTGGTGGCCAACGACGTCGAGGTTTGTTTCGCCAACCCCGGCACCTCCGAGATGCATTTCGTCGCCGCGCTGGACCGGGTGCCGGCCATGCGCGGGGTGCTGGCGCTGTTCGAGGGGGTGGCCACCGGCGCCGCCGACGGCTACGCCCGAATGGCGGGCAAACCCGCCGGGGTGCTGCTGCACCTGGGCCCCGGCCTGGGCAACGGGCTGGCCAACCTGCACAACGCCCGGCGCGCACACACCCCGATGGTGGTCGTCGTCGGCGACCACGCGACCGGCCACAAGCGCTACGACGCGCCGCTGGAATCGGACATCGACGCCGTCGCGCGGACCGTGTCGGGCACCGTGATCCGCGGCGCCGACACCGCGGCGCTGGCCGCCGACACCGCCGCGGCGATCGGCGCCGCCCGCGCCGGGGCGGTGGCCACCCTGATCCTGCCCGCCGACGTGTCCTGGTCCGACGGCGGCGCGCCGCCGGTGACCGCCGCGCCGGCCACCGAGCCCGGCGTGGACCACGGGGCGCTGCGCCGCGCCGCGGAGATCCTGACCTCCGGGGCGCCCACCGTGCTGCTGATCGGCGGGGACGCCACCGGCGAGGACGGGCTGGCCGCGGCCGCGGCGATCGCCGCGGGCACCGGCGCGCGCCTGCTGGTGGAAACCTTCCCGGCCCGGCTGCGCCGCGGCGCCGGGGTGCCCGCGCCGGAGCGGCTGGGCTACTTCGCCGAGGCCGCGACCGCGCAGCTGGCCGGGGCCGAGCAGCTGATCCTGGCCGGCGCGGTGTCACCGGTGTCGTTCTTCGCCTACCCGGGCAAACCGAGCGACCTGGTGCCCGAGGGCACCGCCGTGCACACCCTGGCCGGCCACCGCGGCGCCGCCGCCGCGCTGGCCGCGCTGGCCGCCGAGGTCGCCCCCGGGATCGTCGGCCCGGTCGCACCGGCCGGCCGCCCCGAACTGCCCGGCGGCCCGCTGACCGCGCTGTCGGCCGCGGCGGTGCTCGGTGCGCTGCTGCCCGCCGAGGCCATCGTCGTCGACGAGGCCAACACCGCCGGGGTGACGCTGGCCGCCGCCACCGCCGGGGCACCGGCCCACGACGTGCTGACCCTGACCGGCGGCGCCATCGGCTACGGGCTGCCCGCCGCCGTCGGCGCCGCGATCGCCGCCCCGGACCGGCCGGTGCTGGCCGTGCAGGCCGACGGCTCGGCGATGTACACCATCTCCGCGCTGTGGACCCAGGCCCGCGAGCGGCTCAACGTCACCACCGTCATCCTCAACAACGGTGCCTACGACATCCTGCGCATCGAGCTGGCCCGGGTCGGCGCCGCCGACGCCGCGTTCGGCCCGAAGGCCGCCGAACTGCTCGACCTGACCTCCCCCGGCCTGGATTTCGTCCGGATCGCCGGGGGCATGGGGGTTCCGGCCCGGCGCGTCGAGACCGCCGAGTCGCTGGCCGAAGCGCTGCGCGCGGCGTTCGCCGAACCCGGCCCGCACCTGATCGACGCGGTGCTGCCGTCTCTCTTCGCGAGCTGA